A genomic stretch from Streptococcus oralis includes:
- a CDS encoding cation:proton antiporter, giving the protein MTLLIYLILFLLVLIVSTTTNKLLPFLPLPLVQILLGIGIGLFVPDTDFHLNTELFLAMVIGPLLFREAEEADITSILKHWRIVVFLIFPVIFISTLSLGGMAHFLWMTLPLAACLAVGAALGPTDLVAFASLSERFRFPKRVSNILKGEGLLNDASGLVAFQMALAAWTTGTFSLSQAGTSLALSILGGFAVGFVTAMINRFLHTFLLSVRATDIASELLLELSLPLMTFFIAEEIHVSGIIAVVVAGILKASRFKKITLLEAQVDTVTDTVWHTVTFMLNGSVFVILGMELEMIAEPILTNPLYNPLLLLVSVVLLTLLLFAIRFVMIYGFYVWRTSRLKKSLRKYMKDMLLLTFSGVKGTVSIATILLIPSNLEQEYPLLLFLVAGVTLLSFLTGLLVLPHLSEEQEESKDHLMHIAILNDVATELEKELDHHKNKLPLYAAIDNYHGRIENLILSQENKRAQEDWEALKLLILSIESDGLEQAYEEGRIGERGYQVYQRYLKNMEQSINRKVASRLTYYFLVSLRILRFLLHELLTLGQTFRSWNDKEQRRLRAIDYDQISELYLENTELIIESLENLKGVYKSSLISFMQESRLRETAIIGSGAFVERVINRIKPNNIDEMLRGYYLERKLIFEFEEKKLITTKYAKKLRQNVNNLENYSLKEAANTLPYDMMELVRRN; this is encoded by the coding sequence ATGACACTACTAATTTACCTGATTCTATTTTTATTAGTCTTAATCGTTTCAACTACGACCAATAAACTTTTGCCTTTTTTGCCCCTCCCTCTTGTGCAAATCCTTTTGGGGATTGGGATTGGCTTATTTGTTCCCGATACGGACTTTCATCTCAATACAGAGCTGTTTCTGGCCATGGTTATTGGTCCCTTACTTTTCCGGGAGGCAGAAGAAGCGGATATTACGTCCATTTTGAAGCATTGGCGGATTGTTGTCTTTCTGATTTTTCCTGTGATTTTTATCTCGACCTTAAGCTTGGGGGGCATGGCTCACTTCCTTTGGATGACTCTTCCTTTAGCTGCCTGTTTAGCAGTTGGAGCGGCACTTGGGCCAACAGATTTGGTTGCCTTTGCATCTCTTTCTGAACGTTTTCGTTTTCCAAAACGGGTTTCCAATATCCTAAAAGGGGAAGGGCTCTTAAATGACGCTTCTGGTTTGGTTGCCTTTCAGATGGCTCTTGCTGCTTGGACAACAGGAACTTTTTCTCTCAGCCAAGCTGGGACTTCCCTAGCGCTTTCGATCCTTGGTGGTTTTGCAGTCGGTTTTGTGACGGCAATGATCAATCGTTTCTTGCATACATTTTTACTGAGTGTGCGAGCGACTGATATAGCGAGTGAACTCTTGCTTGAACTGAGTTTACCTCTCATGACCTTCTTTATCGCTGAAGAAATCCATGTTTCAGGGATTATCGCAGTTGTAGTTGCAGGGATTTTGAAGGCCAGTCGTTTCAAAAAAATCACACTCCTCGAAGCTCAGGTAGATACTGTTACAGATACTGTTTGGCATACCGTGACCTTTATGCTCAATGGTTCTGTCTTTGTCATCTTGGGAATGGAATTGGAAATGATAGCAGAACCTATCCTGACCAATCCCCTTTATAACCCCTTACTACTATTAGTATCGGTTGTTTTGCTGACACTTTTACTTTTTGCAATTCGCTTTGTTATGATTTATGGCTTCTATGTTTGGAGAACAAGCCGCCTCAAGAAAAGTCTCCGTAAATACATGAAGGATATGCTTCTTTTGACCTTCTCTGGTGTAAAAGGAACAGTATCTATTGCAACCATTCTTCTCATACCAAGCAATCTAGAGCAGGAGTATCCCCTCTTACTTTTTCTAGTAGCAGGCGTTACACTATTGAGCTTTTTAACGGGTTTGCTGGTTCTCCCTCACTTATCTGAGGAACAAGAGGAAAGCAAGGATCACTTGATGCATATAGCGATTTTGAATGATGTAGCTACAGAATTAGAAAAAGAGCTAGACCATCACAAGAACAAACTTCCTCTGTATGCAGCTATTGACAATTACCATGGTCGGATTGAAAACCTCATCCTTAGTCAGGAAAATAAGAGAGCTCAAGAGGACTGGGAGGCTTTAAAACTCCTCATCTTGAGTATCGAAAGTGATGGTTTGGAACAGGCTTACGAGGAAGGGAGAATCGGTGAGCGTGGTTATCAAGTTTATCAACGCTATCTGAAAAATATGGAGCAGAGTATCAATCGTAAGGTAGCATCTCGTCTTACTTATTACTTCCTTGTATCACTCCGTATCTTACGTTTTCTCCTTCATGAGTTGCTGACTCTTGGTCAGACCTTCCGTAGTTGGAATGACAAGGAGCAACGCCGCCTTCGAGCTATTGATTATGATCAAATATCCGAACTCTATCTGGAAAATACAGAGTTGATTATCGAAAGTTTGGAAAATCTCAAAGGGGTTTACAAGAGTTCTCTGATTAGTTTTATGCAAGAGTCTCGTCTGCGCGAGACGGCCATTATCGGTAGTGGTGCCTTTGTCGAACGTGTTATCAATCGCATCAAGCCAAACAATATCGATGAAATGCTAAGAGGTTACTACCTAGAACGTAAGTTAATCTTTGAATTCGAAGAGAAGAAATTGATTACAACCAAGTATGCCAAGAAATTACGGCAAAATGTCAATAATCTTGAGAATTATTCTCTAAAAGAAGCCGCAAATACCCTACCCTATGATATGATGGAATTAGTCAGAAGAAATTAG
- a CDS encoding TIGR01212 family radical SAM protein (This family includes YhcC from E. coli K-12, an uncharacterized radical SAM protein.) produces the protein MKVMKSYNTLNDYYRKLFGEKTFKVPIDAGFDCPNRDGTVAHGGCTFCTVSGSGDAIVAPDAPIREQFYKEIDFMHRKWPDVKKYLVYFQNFTNTHEKVEVIRERYEQAINEPGVVGINIGTRPDCLPDETIEYLAELSERMHVTVELGLQTTFEATSDLINRAHSYELYVETVKRLRKYPKIEIVSHLINGLPGETHEMMIENVRRCVTDNDIQGIKLHLLHLMTNTRMQRDYHEGRLQLMSQDEYVKVICDQLEIIPKHIVIHRITGDAPRDMLIGPMWSLNKWEVLNAIETEMRRRGSVQGCKAVKQEFKNEKTT, from the coding sequence ATGAAAGTTATGAAATCTTATAATACCTTGAATGATTATTATCGAAAACTTTTTGGAGAAAAGACTTTCAAAGTTCCTATCGATGCGGGATTTGACTGTCCAAATCGGGATGGAACTGTAGCCCATGGGGGCTGTACTTTTTGTACGGTTTCTGGTTCTGGAGATGCCATCGTGGCACCGGATGCCCCTATCCGTGAGCAATTTTATAAGGAAATTGACTTTATGCACCGCAAATGGCCAGATGTTAAAAAGTATCTGGTTTATTTTCAAAACTTTACCAACACCCATGAAAAGGTAGAGGTGATTCGGGAACGTTACGAGCAGGCTATCAATGAGCCAGGTGTAGTAGGAATCAATATCGGAACGCGTCCAGACTGTTTACCAGACGAAACCATCGAATATTTGGCTGAGTTATCGGAACGCATGCATGTGACGGTAGAATTGGGCTTACAGACCACCTTTGAAGCAACATCTGACTTGATTAACCGTGCCCATTCTTATGAATTGTATGTGGAAACAGTAAAACGCTTGAGGAAATATCCCAAGATTGAGATTGTTTCCCATTTGATCAATGGTTTGCCCGGTGAGACTCATGAGATGATGATTGAAAATGTCCGTCGCTGTGTCACAGATAATGATATTCAGGGTATTAAGCTGCACTTGCTTCACCTCATGACTAATACACGGATGCAGCGGGATTACCACGAAGGACGCTTGCAACTGATGAGTCAGGATGAGTATGTCAAGGTCATTTGTGACCAACTGGAAATTATTCCCAAGCATATCGTCATCCACCGAATCACGGGAGATGCGCCTAGAGATATGCTGATTGGTCCCATGTGGAGCCTCAATAAATGGGAAGTGCTAAATGCTATTGAAACTGAGATGCGCCGTCGTGGAAGTGTGCAAGGATGCAAGGCTGTAAAACAGGAGTTTAAAAATGAAAAGACCACTTGA
- a CDS encoding tRNA (mnm(5)s(2)U34)-methyltransferase: protein MKRPLEMAHDFLAEVVTKEDIVVDATMGNGHDTLFLAKLAKQVYAFDIQEQALEKTQERLNEAGLENVQLILQGHETLDQFVTEAKAGIFNLGYLPSADKSVITRPHTTIEALEKLCHLLVKGGRIAIMIYYGHKGGDIERDAVLDFVSQLNQQEYTAAIYRTLNQVNNPPFLVMIEKLERYRHG from the coding sequence ATGAAAAGACCACTTGAGATGGCACATGATTTTTTGGCGGAAGTTGTGACAAAAGAGGATATCGTAGTGGATGCGACCATGGGCAATGGGCATGATACCCTTTTTCTAGCCAAGCTAGCCAAGCAAGTCTATGCCTTTGATATCCAGGAGCAGGCTTTGGAGAAAACCCAAGAGCGTTTAAATGAGGCAGGTTTAGAGAATGTTCAGTTGATTTTGCAAGGCCATGAGACACTTGATCAATTTGTGACAGAAGCTAAGGCAGGGATTTTTAATCTGGGTTATCTACCTTCTGCTGACAAATCCGTTATCACCCGACCTCATACTACCATTGAAGCACTTGAAAAGCTTTGTCATTTGCTTGTTAAGGGTGGAAGGATTGCCATTATGATCTACTATGGTCATAAGGGAGGAGACATTGAAAGGGATGCTGTTTTGGATTTTGTTAGCCAGTTGAACCAACAAGAGTATACAGCTGCCATTTATCGGACACTCAACCAAGTCAACAATCCCCCGTTTTTAGTTATGATTGAGAAATTAGAAAGATATAGACATGGATAA
- a CDS encoding YihY/virulence factor BrkB family protein, translating into MKKWWKELMDRPLLKAFLHYYQASDSELTSVAVAYYWLVSIFPLLMIVVNILPYFQIPISNFLLTIKEFVPDTVYDVVAKIAREVLTQPSTGLLSFAVLSALWTFSKSMDFLQKAFNKAYGVAKSRGIISHQLMSLLVSFGLQILFALALFLSMFGRMLLNLLKTYWQSDSPFFDYLQDFTGPLIYALLFAILVMLYYFLPNVRVPRIRYVFPGSIFVLLTLVFLLNIFSVYFNNYVNHLVDVRFFSSIIVVVMMFWFILIAKILIIGAVINASVQSLKDPKFRDNTFFLKNEE; encoded by the coding sequence ATGAAAAAGTGGTGGAAAGAGCTGATGGACAGGCCCTTATTGAAAGCTTTTTTGCATTATTATCAAGCATCTGATAGTGAGTTGACCAGTGTTGCAGTTGCCTACTATTGGTTGGTTTCAATCTTCCCCTTGCTGATGATAGTGGTCAATATTTTGCCCTATTTTCAAATTCCGATTTCAAATTTTTTGCTCACCATCAAGGAATTTGTGCCGGATACGGTCTATGATGTGGTCGCAAAGATTGCCCGAGAAGTCTTGACTCAACCATCGACTGGTTTGCTGAGTTTTGCAGTCTTGTCTGCCCTTTGGACCTTCTCGAAATCAATGGATTTCCTCCAAAAAGCTTTTAATAAGGCCTATGGAGTGGCCAAGAGCCGAGGTATTATCTCCCATCAATTGATGAGTTTACTCGTCAGCTTTGGCTTGCAAATTCTTTTTGCCCTAGCCTTATTTTTGAGTATGTTTGGGCGTATGTTGCTCAACCTGCTCAAAACTTACTGGCAATCAGACAGTCCTTTCTTTGATTACCTACAGGACTTTACAGGCCCTTTGATTTATGCCTTGCTCTTTGCCATCTTGGTCATGCTCTACTATTTCCTTCCAAATGTCAGAGTCCCTCGTATTCGCTACGTTTTTCCTGGTAGTATCTTTGTTTTGCTGACGCTTGTCTTTCTGTTGAATATCTTTTCTGTCTATTTCAATAACTATGTCAACCATCTAGTCGATGTCCGATTTTTCAGTTCCATTATCGTGGTGGTGATGATGTTCTGGTTTATACTCATCGCAAAGATTCTGATTATCGGAGCAGTTATCAATGCCAGTGTGCAGAGTTTGAAGGATCCAAAGTTTCGTGATAACACATTCTTTTTAAAAAATGAAGAATAA
- a CDS encoding B3/4 domain-containing protein, with protein MKVIVENEFWGLFPEAQISVLVVKGLDNTVDESKDPYFKTLLDKGAKRAEDFISDENFTQNDVIQEWRQAFSKFKTKKGARSSIEALLKRVSQGREFNPINPLVDIYNSVSLSYAVPCGGEDVNKIVGNLHLGQAKGGEPFFPLGAENDAPALPEEIIYYDDEGAVCRCLNWREAQRTMLTEETKDAVLVIEAINAEQARRARVAMEELQDLVKDYFGVQGKLVHLTSESPEITL; from the coding sequence ATGAAAGTTATCGTTGAAAATGAATTTTGGGGCTTGTTTCCAGAAGCACAGATTAGCGTTTTAGTAGTAAAGGGATTAGATAATACAGTTGATGAAAGCAAGGATCCCTATTTCAAAACCTTGCTAGATAAGGGAGCTAAACGAGCTGAGGATTTCATTTCGGACGAGAATTTTACTCAGAATGATGTCATTCAAGAATGGCGTCAGGCTTTCAGCAAGTTCAAAACGAAAAAAGGTGCTCGTTCTTCGATTGAAGCCCTACTTAAGCGGGTCAGTCAGGGAAGAGAGTTTAATCCCATCAATCCCTTGGTAGACATCTACAATAGTGTCTCTCTATCTTATGCGGTTCCCTGTGGTGGCGAGGATGTGAACAAGATTGTAGGCAATCTTCATCTTGGTCAGGCTAAGGGAGGAGAACCTTTCTTTCCACTAGGAGCTGAAAACGATGCGCCTGCTTTACCTGAAGAAATCATCTATTACGATGATGAAGGAGCAGTCTGTCGTTGTTTAAACTGGCGTGAAGCCCAGAGAACCATGTTGACAGAAGAGACAAAAGATGCTGTCTTAGTGATTGAAGCGATCAATGCTGAACAGGCAAGACGTGCTCGGGTTGCCATGGAAGAATTACAGGACTTGGTAAAGGACTACTTTGGTGTTCAAGGCAAACTGGTTCATCTAACTTCTGAGTCCCCAGAAATTACACTTTAA
- a CDS encoding putative polysaccharide biosynthesis protein, with the protein MSNENNHQQAQMLRGTAWLTASNFISRLLGAIYIIPWYIWMGTYAAKANGLFTMGYNIYAWFLLISTAGIPVAVAKQVAKYNTMREEEHSFALIRSFLGFMTGLGLVFALVLYLFSPWLADLSGVGKDLIPIMQSLAWAVLIFPSMSVIRGFFQGMNNLKPYAMSQIAEQVIRVIWMLLATFIIMKMGSGDYLSAVTQSTFAAFVGMVASFAVLIYFLSKEGLLQKVFETRDKINSKRLLVDTIKEAIPFILTGSAIQLFQILDQMTFINSMTWFTNYSNEDLVVMFSYFSANPNKITMILISVGVSIGSVGLPLLTENYVKGDLRAAARLVQDSMTMLFMFLLPATVGVVMVGEPLYTVFYGKPDSLAMGLFVFAVLQSTILGLYMVLSPMLQAMFRNRKAVLYFVYGSIAKLVLQLPAIAIFHSYGPLISTTIGLIIPNVLMYRDICQVTGARRKIILKRTILIMILTMVMFILVGFLQWILGFFFQPTGRFWSFLYVALIGGLGGGLYGLMSLATHLLDKIIGQPQADRLRAKFKRF; encoded by the coding sequence ATGTCTAACGAAAACAATCACCAGCAAGCCCAGATGTTGCGAGGGACTGCTTGGCTAACAGCTAGTAACTTTATTAGTCGCCTCCTTGGGGCTATCTATATTATTCCCTGGTATATCTGGATGGGGACCTATGCTGCCAAGGCAAATGGACTCTTTACCATGGGTTATAATATTTACGCCTGGTTCTTGCTGATTTCGACAGCGGGTATCCCGGTTGCGGTTGCCAAACAAGTGGCTAAGTATAATACTATGCGAGAAGAAGAGCATAGCTTTGCCTTGATTCGGAGTTTTCTAGGCTTTATGACGGGCTTGGGACTAGTCTTTGCCTTGGTCTTGTATCTCTTTTCTCCCTGGTTAGCAGACTTATCAGGTGTGGGGAAAGACTTGATTCCTATCATGCAGAGTTTGGCTTGGGCGGTCTTGATTTTCCCGTCTATGAGTGTTATCCGGGGATTCTTCCAAGGGATGAACAACCTTAAGCCCTATGCTATGAGTCAAATCGCCGAGCAGGTGATCCGTGTTATCTGGATGTTGCTGGCTACTTTTATTATCATGAAGATGGGTTCTGGTGATTACTTATCAGCGGTTACTCAGTCTACCTTTGCTGCCTTTGTGGGAATGGTGGCTAGTTTTGCAGTCTTGATTTATTTTCTTTCCAAGGAGGGACTGCTCCAAAAAGTATTTGAAACACGAGATAAGATCAATAGCAAGCGACTCTTGGTTGATACCATCAAGGAAGCCATTCCCTTTATCCTGACAGGATCAGCCATCCAGCTCTTCCAGATTTTAGACCAGATGACCTTCATCAATAGCATGACCTGGTTTACCAACTACAGCAATGAAGACTTGGTTGTCATGTTTTCTTATTTCTCAGCCAATCCTAATAAAATCACCATGATTTTGATCTCTGTTGGTGTCTCGATTGGAAGTGTCGGCTTGCCACTTTTGACGGAAAATTATGTCAAAGGTGATTTGAGAGCTGCTGCTCGTCTAGTTCAAGATAGTATGACCATGCTCTTTATGTTTCTCTTACCAGCAACAGTTGGAGTCGTCATGGTAGGGGAGCCTCTCTATACAGTTTTTTATGGCAAGCCAGATAGTCTGGCCATGGGCTTGTTTGTCTTTGCGGTTTTGCAGTCTACTATTTTAGGTTTGTACATGGTCTTGTCACCCATGCTTCAGGCCATGTTCCGAAACCGCAAGGCAGTTCTTTACTTTGTCTATGGATCAATTGCTAAGTTAGTCTTGCAGTTACCAGCTATTGCCATTTTCCATAGTTATGGTCCCTTGATCTCAACGACTATCGGTCTCATCATTCCAAATGTTCTGATGTACCGAGATATTTGTCAGGTGACGGGTGCACGTCGTAAGATTATCTTAAAACGGACAATTTTGATTATGATTTTGACCATGGTCATGTTTATTTTGGTTGGTTTCCTACAGTGGATTTTAGGATTTTTCTTCCAACCAACGGGACGCTTCTGGAGTTTCCTTTATGTAGCCCTCATCGGAGGCCTCGGGGGAGGACTCTATGGTTTGATGAGTCTTGCTACCCATCTATTAGATAAGATTATTGGGCAACCTCAAGCAGATCGCTTGCGAGCAAAATTTAAACGATTTTAG
- a CDS encoding DUF3397 domain-containing protein, with product MGMILMKIAATLLLVLTLVVSIIVTKLFKLKKLGLNFADVAFPLLVFEYYLITAKAFTHNFLPRLGVALSLLAILLVVFFLVKKRSFYYPKFIKFFWRAGFLLTLVMYIAMIIELMMLTSQ from the coding sequence ATGGGTATGATTTTAATGAAAATAGCAGCTACTTTATTGTTAGTATTAACCCTCGTGGTCTCCATCATTGTAACAAAACTTTTTAAACTGAAAAAACTAGGACTGAACTTTGCGGATGTAGCTTTTCCACTTTTGGTATTTGAGTATTACCTTATCACTGCTAAAGCCTTTACCCACAACTTTCTACCGCGACTTGGTGTTGCACTTTCTCTCCTAGCCATCCTCCTTGTAGTCTTTTTCCTCGTCAAAAAACGAAGTTTTTATTACCCTAAATTTATCAAATTCTTCTGGAGAGCCGGTTTTCTCCTAACTTTAGTCATGTATATCGCTATGATTATAGAGTTGATGATGCTCACATCCCAATAA
- the queA gene encoding tRNA preQ1(34) S-adenosylmethionine ribosyltransferase-isomerase QueA has product MNTADFDFHLPEELIAQTPLEKRDASKLLIVNRETGEFQDKHFHSIIDMLEPGDALVMNDTRVLPARLYGQKEETGGHVELLLLKNTVGDEWEVLAKPAKRLKVGTRVNFGDGRLSAVVTEELTHGGRIVRFEYQGIFLEVLESLGEMPLPPYIHEKLDDRERYQTVYAKESGSAAAPTAGLHFTKELLAEIQAKGVHLVYLTLHVGLGTFRPVSVDNLDEHEMHSEFYQLSDEAAATLRSVKENGGRVIAVGTTSIRTLETIGSKFDGQIQADSGWTNIFIKPGYEWKVVDAFSTNFHLPKSTLVMLVSAFAGRDLVLDAYQHAIQEHYRFFSFGDAMFIY; this is encoded by the coding sequence ATGAATACAGCTGATTTTGATTTCCACTTACCTGAGGAATTGATTGCCCAAACACCACTTGAAAAACGAGATGCCTCTAAACTCCTCATCGTAAACCGAGAAACGGGAGAGTTTCAGGATAAACACTTCCACTCCATTATTGATATGTTGGAACCTGGCGATGCTCTTGTTATGAACGACACCCGTGTTCTCCCTGCTCGCCTTTATGGTCAAAAGGAAGAAACAGGAGGCCACGTGGAACTTCTCCTTCTCAAAAATACTGTTGGTGATGAGTGGGAAGTCCTAGCCAAACCTGCCAAACGCCTCAAGGTCGGTACTCGTGTCAACTTTGGCGATGGTCGCCTCAGCGCTGTAGTTACGGAAGAATTGACCCACGGAGGCCGTATTGTCCGCTTTGAATACCAAGGAATTTTCCTAGAAGTCTTGGAAAGTCTAGGAGAAATGCCATTACCGCCTTATATCCACGAAAAACTAGATGATCGTGAACGTTATCAAACCGTCTACGCTAAAGAAAGTGGCTCTGCTGCTGCACCAACTGCTGGATTGCACTTCACCAAAGAACTGCTCGCAGAAATCCAAGCCAAGGGTGTCCATTTGGTTTATTTGACCCTCCACGTTGGTTTAGGAACCTTTAGACCCGTTTCTGTTGACAATCTGGACGAACATGAGATGCACTCAGAGTTCTACCAACTTTCTGATGAAGCAGCAGCCACCCTTCGCTCTGTCAAGGAAAATGGTGGACGCGTTATCGCTGTTGGAACCACTTCTATCCGCACACTGGAAACCATCGGTTCCAAGTTTGATGGGCAAATCCAAGCAGATTCTGGTTGGACCAATATCTTTATCAAACCTGGATACGAATGGAAGGTTGTCGATGCTTTCTCAACCAACTTCCATCTACCAAAATCAACCCTCGTCATGCTAGTTTCTGCCTTTGCAGGTCGTGACTTAGTCTTAGATGCTTACCAGCACGCTATTCAAGAACACTACCGTTTCTTCAGTTTCGGTGATGCCATGTTTATCTATTAA
- a CDS encoding MarR family winged helix-turn-helix transcriptional regulator — MSLLREIGIIARALDSIANIEFRDIDLARGQYLYLVRIKENPGIIQEVLSDLLKVDRSTVARSVKKLEEKGLIKQGMTSTNRKNKEWFVTEKGEALYPFILAEHHYSENSALKGFSKEEARELESLLIRVRKNITSDWDMVKKGQKRNYL; from the coding sequence ATGTCGTTATTACGCGAAATCGGAATTATAGCACGTGCCTTGGACTCTATTGCCAATATCGAATTTCGTGATATAGACCTAGCTCGTGGTCAGTATCTTTATTTGGTGCGAATCAAGGAGAACCCAGGAATCATTCAAGAAGTCTTGTCGGATTTACTGAAGGTTGACCGTTCGACAGTTGCTCGTTCAGTAAAAAAACTGGAAGAAAAGGGGTTAATAAAACAAGGAATGACCAGTACAAATCGGAAAAATAAAGAGTGGTTTGTCACTGAAAAAGGAGAGGCACTTTATCCTTTTATCCTTGCTGAACATCACTACTCGGAGAATTCAGCCTTAAAGGGATTTTCTAAGGAAGAAGCCAGGGAACTGGAGAGCCTACTAATTCGGGTTAGAAAAAATATTACAAGTGATTGGGATATGGTCAAAAAAGGCCAGAAAAGAAATTATTTATAA
- a CDS encoding glucosamine-6-phosphate deaminase: protein MKVIKVENQVEGGKVAFEILKEKLANGAQTLGLATGSSPLEFYKEIVESDLDFSNLTSVNLDEYVGLDGDNPQSYRHFMQEHLFNQKPFKESFLPRGIKDNAEAEVERYNQILADHPVDLQILGIGRNGHIGFNEPGTSFDSQTHLVELDQSTIEANARFFDKIEDVPTQAISMGIKNILDAKSIILFAYGESKAEAIAGTVSGPVTENLPASSLQNHPDVTIIADAEALSLLEK, encoded by the coding sequence ATGAAAGTTATTAAAGTTGAAAATCAAGTTGAAGGTGGAAAAGTTGCTTTTGAGATTTTGAAGGAAAAATTGGCCAATGGTGCTCAAACATTAGGACTTGCGACAGGGAGCAGCCCGCTTGAGTTTTACAAGGAAATCGTTGAGAGTGACCTTGATTTCTCAAATCTAACCAGTGTAAACCTTGATGAGTATGTAGGACTTGACGGAGACAATCCTCAGTCTTACCGCCACTTTATGCAAGAACACTTATTCAACCAAAAACCATTTAAAGAAAGCTTCTTACCCCGTGGGATTAAGGACAATGCTGAAGCTGAAGTGGAACGCTACAACCAAATTTTGGCTGATCATCCAGTTGATCTCCAAATTTTAGGAATTGGACGCAATGGACATATCGGCTTTAACGAACCAGGCACTTCATTTGACAGTCAAACGCATCTAGTAGAACTTGATCAATCTACTATCGAAGCCAATGCTCGCTTCTTTGACAAGATTGAAGACGTTCCAACTCAAGCCATCTCAATGGGGATTAAAAACATCTTGGATGCCAAGTCAATTATTCTCTTTGCTTACGGTGAGTCGAAAGCAGAGGCCATTGCTGGAACAGTATCAGGCCCAGTGACTGAGAACCTCCCAGCAAGTAGCCTACAAAACCACCCTGATGTGACTATTATTGCGGATGCTGAAGCGCTCAGCTTGCTTGAAAAGTAA